A portion of the Thunnus maccoyii chromosome 20, fThuMac1.1, whole genome shotgun sequence genome contains these proteins:
- the LOC121886564 gene encoding zinc finger protein 436-like isoform X2: MSKLERLNTRVAKLLTEAVQEVLEMVKETVSEYQEKTARTQRENESLKRRLQELQDKISRESTPLPSCGQLPEEKEEDQEQDFGLSLQQNSELSLTEQKHMSDHNPDHDVTQKSEEQESYINTESQAECNLAHTSAEHCKEQPKEEVHITEEAMTVHTSQGANNVCTSHSSSPLGVNLAVVKRETEPTDCTTSEPPSLQEHYSGCVDLSCNSSRHNSAGSHKPQVSAEPYELVFVRSNHTMSRRHGFAKTNRTAFDGRKIRMEHFRREDSHLCLVCGKTFSRVGNLRIHQRCHTGEKPYGCVQCGRRFSQAGDLKKHKRVHTGEKPYYCNQCGKNFSRGENLKRHQKVHIGETLQLQQVWREQQ; encoded by the exons ATGTCTAAACTTGAACGTCTGAATACCCGTGTGGCCAAGCTTCTGACTGAGGCGGTGCAGGAGGTTCTGGAGATGGTGAAGGAGACGGTGTCAGAGTACCAGGAGAAAACTGCcagaacacagagagagaatgagagtcTGAAGAGGAGACTGCAGGAGCTCCAGGATAAGATATCAAGAGAGAGCACAC CTCTACCTTCATGTGGTCAATTGcctgaagaaaaagaagaggatcAAGAGCAGGATTTTGGcctctctctgcagcagaaCTCAGAGCTTTCTCTCACAGAGCAAAAACATATGAGCGACCACAACCCTGACCATGATGTGACGCAGAAATCTGAAGAACAGGAGAGCTACATTAACACTGAATCACAAGCTGAGTGCAacttggcacacacatcagcagaACATTGCAAAGAACAACCAAAAGAGGAGGTGCACATTACTGAGGAAGCAATGACTGTCCACACATCTCAGGGTGCAAATAATGTGTGCACCTCTCACTCTAGCTCCCCGCTTGGGGTAAATCTGGCTGTTGtcaaaagagaaacagagcCAACAGACTGTACAACATCAGAACCACCATCTCTACAAGAACATTATAGTGGCTGTGTTGATTTAAGCTGCAACTCCTCTCGTCACAACTCTGCTGGAAGCCATAAACCGCAAGTTAGTGCTGAACCTTACGAACTTGTCTTTGTCCGCTCAAATCACACCATGTCTAGGAGGCATGGCTTTGCCAAAACCAACAGGACTGCTTTCGATGGGAGAAAAATCAGGATGGAGCACTTCAGGAGAGAGGACTCACActtgtgtcttgtgtgtggAAAGACATTCAGCAGGGTCGGGAACTTGAGAATCCACCAGCGATGTCACACGGGAGAAAAGCCGTACGGCTGCGTACAGTGCGGGAGGCGTTTCAGTCAGGCTGGAGATCTGAAAAAACATAAGAGGGTCCACACAGGGGAAAAACCGTACTACTGCAACCAATGTGGAAAGAATTTCAGTCGGGGGGAGAATCTGAAAAGACACCAGAAGGTCCACATCGGAGAGACGCTACAGTTGCAGCAGGTTTGGAGGGAGCAGCAGTAG
- the LOC121886564 gene encoding zinc finger protein 260-like isoform X1 has translation MSKLERLNTRVAKLLTEAVQEVLEMVKETVSEYQEKTARTQRENESLKRRLQELQDKISRESTPALPSCGQLPEEKEEDQEQDFGLSLQQNSELSLTEQKHMSDHNPDHDVTQKSEEQESYINTESQAECNLAHTSAEHCKEQPKEEVHITEEAMTVHTSQGANNVCTSHSSSPLGVNLAVVKRETEPTDCTTSEPPSLQEHYSGCVDLSCNSSRHNSAGSHKPQVSAEPYELVFVRSNHTMSRRHGFAKTNRTAFDGRKIRMEHFRREDSHLCLVCGKTFSRVGNLRIHQRCHTGEKPYGCVQCGRRFSQAGDLKKHKRVHTGEKPYYCNQCGKNFSRGENLKRHQKVHIGETLQLQQVWREQQ, from the exons ATGTCTAAACTTGAACGTCTGAATACCCGTGTGGCCAAGCTTCTGACTGAGGCGGTGCAGGAGGTTCTGGAGATGGTGAAGGAGACGGTGTCAGAGTACCAGGAGAAAACTGCcagaacacagagagagaatgagagtcTGAAGAGGAGACTGCAGGAGCTCCAGGATAAGATATCAAGAGAGAGCACAC CAGCTCTACCTTCATGTGGTCAATTGcctgaagaaaaagaagaggatcAAGAGCAGGATTTTGGcctctctctgcagcagaaCTCAGAGCTTTCTCTCACAGAGCAAAAACATATGAGCGACCACAACCCTGACCATGATGTGACGCAGAAATCTGAAGAACAGGAGAGCTACATTAACACTGAATCACAAGCTGAGTGCAacttggcacacacatcagcagaACATTGCAAAGAACAACCAAAAGAGGAGGTGCACATTACTGAGGAAGCAATGACTGTCCACACATCTCAGGGTGCAAATAATGTGTGCACCTCTCACTCTAGCTCCCCGCTTGGGGTAAATCTGGCTGTTGtcaaaagagaaacagagcCAACAGACTGTACAACATCAGAACCACCATCTCTACAAGAACATTATAGTGGCTGTGTTGATTTAAGCTGCAACTCCTCTCGTCACAACTCTGCTGGAAGCCATAAACCGCAAGTTAGTGCTGAACCTTACGAACTTGTCTTTGTCCGCTCAAATCACACCATGTCTAGGAGGCATGGCTTTGCCAAAACCAACAGGACTGCTTTCGATGGGAGAAAAATCAGGATGGAGCACTTCAGGAGAGAGGACTCACActtgtgtcttgtgtgtggAAAGACATTCAGCAGGGTCGGGAACTTGAGAATCCACCAGCGATGTCACACGGGAGAAAAGCCGTACGGCTGCGTACAGTGCGGGAGGCGTTTCAGTCAGGCTGGAGATCTGAAAAAACATAAGAGGGTCCACACAGGGGAAAAACCGTACTACTGCAACCAATGTGGAAAGAATTTCAGTCGGGGGGAGAATCTGAAAAGACACCAGAAGGTCCACATCGGAGAGACGCTACAGTTGCAGCAGGTTTGGAGGGAGCAGCAGTAG